Proteins from one Bos taurus isolate L1 Dominette 01449 registration number 42190680 breed Hereford chromosome 7, ARS-UCD2.0, whole genome shotgun sequence genomic window:
- the HARS2 gene encoding histidine--tRNA ligase, mitochondrial precursor (The RefSeq protein has 1 substitution compared to this genomic sequence), translated as MPQLGLLPGRAWTVLLGLLRPPPGALCIRAVRSHSQVAEALFASQLKPHQEKSNFTIKTPKGTRDLSPQQMVVREKILDVVVSCFKRHGAKGLDTPAFELKEILTEKYGEDSGLIYDLKDQGGELLSLRYDLTVPFARYLAMNKVKKMKRYHVGKVWRRESPTIVQGRYREFYQCDFDIAGQFDPMIPDAECLKIMCEILSGLHLGDFLIKVSDRRILDGIFAVCGVPESKFHAICSSVDKLDKISWKDVRHEMVVKKGLAPEVADRIGDYVQCHGGISLVEQMFQDPRLSQNKQALEGLGDLKLLFEYLTLFGVAEKVSFDLSLARGLDYYTGVIYEAVLLQTPVHAEEEPLNMGSVAAGGRYDGLVGMFDPRGHKVPCVGLSIGVERIFSIVEQRIKTFGEKIRTTETQVFVATPQKNFLQERLKLIAELWDAGIKAELMYKNNPKLLPQLHYCENMGIPLVVIIGEQELKEGVIKLRSVASREEVAIKRENLVAEIQKRLSES; from the exons ATGCCCCAGCTTGGACTCCTACCTGGGAGAGCCTGGACTGTGTTGCTTGGCCTGCTCCGGCCGCCGCCCGGTGCTCTGTGCATCAGGGCAGTCCGTTCTCACAGTCAG GTTGCAGAGGCACTGATTGCATCCCAACTGAAACCTCATCAAGAGAAGTCAAATTTTACTATCAAGACCCCAAAG GGTACCAGAGATCTTAGTCCCCAGCAGATGGTGGTGAGGGAGAAAATTCTTGATGTGGTTGTTAGCTGCTTTAAACGTCATGGAGCAAAGGGGTTGGATACCCCGGCATTTGAACTAAAG GAAATACTTACTGAGAAGTATGGAGAGGACTCTGGACTCATCTATGATCTGAAGGATCAGGGCGGAGAGCTGTTGTCATTGCGCTATGACCTTACT GTCCCTTTTGCTCGTTATCTGGCCATGAATAAAGTGAAGAAGATGAAACGCTATCATGTTGGAAAAGTGTGGCGGCGGGAGAGCCCAACCATAGTCCAAGGCCGCTACCGGGAGTTCTACCAGTGT gATTTTGACATTGCTGGTCAATTTGACCCTATGATCCCTGATGCAGAATGTTTGAAGATCATGTGTGAAATCCTTAGTGGATTGCACCTGGGGGATTTTCTCATTAAG GTCAGTGACCGACGGATTTTGGATGGGATATTTGCTGTCTGTGGTGTTCCTGAAAGCAAGTTCCATGCCATTTGCTCCTCGGTAGACAAACTAGATAAG ATATCTTGGAAAGATGTGAGACATGAGATGGTGGTAAAGAAAGGCCTGGCTCCTGAAGTGGCTGATCGAATTGGAGATTATGTCCAATGTCATG GTGGGATATCCTTGGTGGAGCAAATGTTCCAGGATCCCAGACTATCCCAGAACAAGCAGGCCCTAGAGGGGTTGGGAGACCTGAAGCTGCTGTTTGAATACCTGACTTTATTTGGAGTTGCTGAAAAG GTCTCCTTTGACCTGAGCTTGGCTCGAGGCCTGGACTACTATACAGGAGTGATCTATGAAGCAGTGCTGCTACAGACCCCAGTGCATGCTGAGGAGGAGCCCCTGAATATGGGCAGTGTGGCTGCTGGTGGTCGCTATGATGGGCTGGTGGGCATGTTTGACCCCAGAGGCCACAAGGTGCCATGTGTGGGGCTCAGCATTGGGGTAGAGCGAATCTTCTCCATTGTGGAGCAGAGGATAAAG ACTTTTGGTGAGAAGATACGGACCACAGAGACCCAAGTGTTTGTGGCCACACCACAGAAGAACTTTCTTCAAGAACGGTTGAAGCTAATTGCAGAGCTTTGGGATGCTGGGATCAAG GCAGAGCTGATGTATAAGAACAACCCTAAACTACTACCCCAACTGCACTACTGTGAGAACATGGGAATTCCACTGGTGGTCATTATTGGAGAGCAAGAACTGAAGGAAGGGGTCATCAAGCTCCGTTCAGTGGCCAGCAGGGAGGAG GTGGCCATTAAACGGGAAAATCTAGTGGCTGAAATTCAGAAACGACTGTCTGAATCTTGA
- the HARS2 gene encoding histidine--tRNA ligase, mitochondrial isoform X3 — protein sequence MVVREKILDVVVSCFKRHGAKGLDTPAFELKEILTEKYGEDSGLIYDLKDQGGELLSLRYDLTVPFARYLAMNKVKKMKRYHVGKVWRRESPTIVQGRYREFYQCDFDIAGQFDPMIPDAECLKIMCEILSGLHLGDFLIKVSDRRILDGIFAVCGVPESKFHAICSSVDKLDKISWKDVRHEMVVKKGLAPEVADRIGDYVQCHGGISLVEQMFQDPRLSQNKQALEGLGDLKLLFEYLTLFGVAEKVSFDLSLARGLDYYTGVIYEAVLLQTPVHAEEEPLNMGSVAAGGRYDGLVGMFDPRGHKVPCVGLSIGVERIFSIVEQRIKTFGEKIRTTETQVFVATPQKNFLQERLKLIAELWDAGIKAELMYKNNPKLLPQLHYCENMGIPLVVIIGEQELKEGVIKLRSVASREEVAIKRENLVAEIQKRLSES from the exons ATGGTGGTGAGGGAGAAAATTCTTGATGTGGTTGTTAGCTGCTTTAAACGTCATGGAGCAAAGGGGTTGGATACCCCGGCATTTGAACTAAAG GAAATACTTACTGAGAAGTATGGAGAGGACTCTGGACTCATCTATGATCTGAAGGATCAGGGCGGAGAGCTGTTGTCATTGCGCTATGACCTTACT GTCCCTTTTGCTCGTTATCTGGCCATGAATAAAGTGAAGAAGATGAAACGCTATCATGTTGGAAAAGTGTGGCGGCGGGAGAGCCCAACCATAGTCCAAGGCCGCTACCGGGAGTTCTACCAGTGT gATTTTGACATTGCTGGTCAATTTGACCCTATGATCCCTGATGCAGAATGTTTGAAGATCATGTGTGAAATCCTTAGTGGATTGCACCTGGGGGATTTTCTCATTAAG GTCAGTGACCGACGGATTTTGGATGGGATATTTGCTGTCTGTGGTGTTCCTGAAAGCAAGTTCCATGCCATTTGCTCCTCGGTAGACAAACTAGATAAG ATATCTTGGAAAGATGTGAGACATGAGATGGTGGTAAAGAAAGGCCTGGCTCCTGAAGTGGCTGATCGAATTGGAGATTATGTCCAATGTCATG GTGGGATATCCTTGGTGGAGCAAATGTTCCAGGATCCCAGACTATCCCAGAACAAGCAGGCCCTAGAGGGGTTGGGAGACCTGAAGCTGCTGTTTGAATACCTGACTTTATTTGGAGTTGCTGAAAAG GTCTCCTTTGACCTGAGCTTGGCTCGAGGCCTGGACTACTATACAGGAGTGATCTATGAAGCAGTGCTGCTACAGACCCCAGTGCATGCTGAGGAGGAGCCCCTGAATATGGGCAGTGTGGCTGCTGGTGGTCGCTATGATGGGCTGGTGGGCATGTTTGACCCCAGAGGCCACAAGGTGCCATGTGTGGGGCTCAGCATTGGGGTAGAGCGAATCTTCTCCATTGTGGAGCAGAGGATAAAG ACTTTTGGTGAGAAGATACGGACCACAGAGACCCAAGTGTTTGTGGCCACACCACAGAAGAACTTTCTTCAAGAACGGTTGAAGCTAATTGCAGAGCTTTGGGATGCTGGGATCAAG GCAGAGCTGATGTATAAGAACAACCCTAAACTACTACCCCAACTGCACTACTGTGAGAACATGGGAATTCCACTGGTGGTCATTATTGGAGAGCAAGAACTGAAGGAAGGGGTCATCAAGCTCCGTTCAGTGGCCAGCAGGGAGGAG GTGGCCATTAAACGGGAAAATCTAGTGGCTGAAATTCAGAAACGACTGTCTGAATCTTGA
- the ZMAT2 gene encoding zinc finger matrin-type protein 2, whose protein sequence is MASGSGTKNLDFRRKWDKDEYEKLAEKRLTEEREKKDGKPVQPVKRELLRHRDYKVDLESKLGKTIVITKTTPQSEMGGYYCNVCDCVVKDSINFLDHINGKKHQRNLGMSMRVERSTLDQVKKRFEVNKKKMEEKQKDYDFEERMKELREEEEKAKAYKKEKQKEKKRRAEEDLTFEEDDEMAAVMGFSGFGSTKKSY, encoded by the exons ATGGCGTCAGGCAGTGGG acaAAAAACTTGGACTTTCGCCGAAAGTGGGACAAAGATGAATATGAGAAGCTCGCCGAGAAGAGGCTCacggaagagagagaaaagaaggatg GAAAACCAGTGCAGCCAGTTAAGCGAGAGCTTCTCCGGCATAGGGACTACAAGGTGGACCTGGAATCCAAACTCGGGAAGACAATTGTCATTACCAAGACCACCCCACAGTCTGAGATGGGAGG atACTACTGCAATGTCTGTGACTGTGTGGTGAAAGACTCCATTAACTTCCTGGATCACATTAATGGAAAGAAAC ATCAGCGAAACCTGGGCATGTCTATGCGTGTGGAACGTTCTACCTTGGATCAGGTGAAGAAACGTTTTGAAGTAAACAAGAAGAAGatggaagagaagcagaaggatTATGATTTTGAGGAAAGGATGAAAGAACTCAGAGAAGAG GAGGAAAAGGCCAAAGCCTAcaagaaagagaagcagaaggagaagaaaaggagggCTGAGGAGGACTTGACATTTGAGGAGGATGATGAAATGGCAGCTGTGATGGGCTTCTCTGGCTTTGGTTCCACCAAGAAGAGTTACTGA
- the HARS2 gene encoding histidine--tRNA ligase, mitochondrial isoform X2: protein MPQLGLLPGRAWTVLLGLLRPPPGALCIRAVRSHSQVAEALIASQLKPHQEKSNFTIKTPKGTRDLSPQQMVVREKILDVVVSCFKRHGAKGLDTPAFELKEILTEKYGEDSGLIYDLKDQGGELLSLRYDLTVPFARYLAMNKVKKMKRYHVGKVWRRESPTIVQGRYREFYQCDFDIAGQFDPMIPDAECLKIMCEILSGLHLGDFLIKVSDRRILDGIFAVCGVPESKFHAICSSVDKLDKISWKDVRHEMVVKKGLAPEVADRIGDYVQCHGGISLVEQMFQDPRLSQNKQALEGLGDLKLLFEYLTLFGVAEKVSFDLSLARGLDYYTGVIYEAVLLQTPVHAEEEPLNMGSVAAGGRYDGLVGMFDPRGHKVPCVGLSIGVERIFSIVEQRIKTFGEKIRTTETQVFVATPQKNFLQERLKLIAELWDAGIKVAIKRENLVAEIQKRLSES, encoded by the exons ATGCCCCAGCTTGGACTCCTACCTGGGAGAGCCTGGACTGTGTTGCTTGGCCTGCTCCGGCCGCCGCCCGGTGCTCTGTGCATCAGGGCAGTCCGTTCTCACAGTCAG GTTGCAGAGGCACTGATTGCATCCCAACTGAAACCTCATCAAGAGAAGTCAAATTTTACTATCAAGACCCCAAAG GGTACCAGAGATCTTAGTCCCCAGCAGATGGTGGTGAGGGAGAAAATTCTTGATGTGGTTGTTAGCTGCTTTAAACGTCATGGAGCAAAGGGGTTGGATACCCCGGCATTTGAACTAAAG GAAATACTTACTGAGAAGTATGGAGAGGACTCTGGACTCATCTATGATCTGAAGGATCAGGGCGGAGAGCTGTTGTCATTGCGCTATGACCTTACT GTCCCTTTTGCTCGTTATCTGGCCATGAATAAAGTGAAGAAGATGAAACGCTATCATGTTGGAAAAGTGTGGCGGCGGGAGAGCCCAACCATAGTCCAAGGCCGCTACCGGGAGTTCTACCAGTGT gATTTTGACATTGCTGGTCAATTTGACCCTATGATCCCTGATGCAGAATGTTTGAAGATCATGTGTGAAATCCTTAGTGGATTGCACCTGGGGGATTTTCTCATTAAG GTCAGTGACCGACGGATTTTGGATGGGATATTTGCTGTCTGTGGTGTTCCTGAAAGCAAGTTCCATGCCATTTGCTCCTCGGTAGACAAACTAGATAAG ATATCTTGGAAAGATGTGAGACATGAGATGGTGGTAAAGAAAGGCCTGGCTCCTGAAGTGGCTGATCGAATTGGAGATTATGTCCAATGTCATG GTGGGATATCCTTGGTGGAGCAAATGTTCCAGGATCCCAGACTATCCCAGAACAAGCAGGCCCTAGAGGGGTTGGGAGACCTGAAGCTGCTGTTTGAATACCTGACTTTATTTGGAGTTGCTGAAAAG GTCTCCTTTGACCTGAGCTTGGCTCGAGGCCTGGACTACTATACAGGAGTGATCTATGAAGCAGTGCTGCTACAGACCCCAGTGCATGCTGAGGAGGAGCCCCTGAATATGGGCAGTGTGGCTGCTGGTGGTCGCTATGATGGGCTGGTGGGCATGTTTGACCCCAGAGGCCACAAGGTGCCATGTGTGGGGCTCAGCATTGGGGTAGAGCGAATCTTCTCCATTGTGGAGCAGAGGATAAAG ACTTTTGGTGAGAAGATACGGACCACAGAGACCCAAGTGTTTGTGGCCACACCACAGAAGAACTTTCTTCAAGAACGGTTGAAGCTAATTGCAGAGCTTTGGGATGCTGGGATCAAG GTGGCCATTAAACGGGAAAATCTAGTGGCTGAAATTCAGAAACGACTGTCTGAATCTTGA
- the HARS2 gene encoding histidine--tRNA ligase, mitochondrial isoform X1, producing MPQLGLLPGRAWTVLLGLLRPPPGALCIRAVRSHSQVAEALIASQLKPHQEKSNFTIKTPKGTRDLSPQQMVVREKILDVVVSCFKRHGAKGLDTPAFELKEILTEKYGEDSGLIYDLKDQGGELLSLRYDLTVPFARYLAMNKVKKMKRYHVGKVWRRESPTIVQGRYREFYQCDFDIAGQFDPMIPDAECLKIMCEILSGLHLGDFLIKVSDRRILDGIFAVCGVPESKFHAICSSVDKLDKISWKDVRHEMVVKKGLAPEVADRIGDYVQCHGGISLVEQMFQDPRLSQNKQALEGLGDLKLLFEYLTLFGVAEKVSFDLSLARGLDYYTGVIYEAVLLQTPVHAEEEPLNMGSVAAGGRYDGLVGMFDPRGHKVPCVGLSIGVERIFSIVEQRIKTFGEKIRTTETQVFVATPQKNFLQERLKLIAELWDAGIKAELMYKNNPKLLPQLHYCENMGIPLVVIIGEQELKEGVIKLRSVASREEVAIKRENLVAEIQKRLSES from the exons ATGCCCCAGCTTGGACTCCTACCTGGGAGAGCCTGGACTGTGTTGCTTGGCCTGCTCCGGCCGCCGCCCGGTGCTCTGTGCATCAGGGCAGTCCGTTCTCACAGTCAG GTTGCAGAGGCACTGATTGCATCCCAACTGAAACCTCATCAAGAGAAGTCAAATTTTACTATCAAGACCCCAAAG GGTACCAGAGATCTTAGTCCCCAGCAGATGGTGGTGAGGGAGAAAATTCTTGATGTGGTTGTTAGCTGCTTTAAACGTCATGGAGCAAAGGGGTTGGATACCCCGGCATTTGAACTAAAG GAAATACTTACTGAGAAGTATGGAGAGGACTCTGGACTCATCTATGATCTGAAGGATCAGGGCGGAGAGCTGTTGTCATTGCGCTATGACCTTACT GTCCCTTTTGCTCGTTATCTGGCCATGAATAAAGTGAAGAAGATGAAACGCTATCATGTTGGAAAAGTGTGGCGGCGGGAGAGCCCAACCATAGTCCAAGGCCGCTACCGGGAGTTCTACCAGTGT gATTTTGACATTGCTGGTCAATTTGACCCTATGATCCCTGATGCAGAATGTTTGAAGATCATGTGTGAAATCCTTAGTGGATTGCACCTGGGGGATTTTCTCATTAAG GTCAGTGACCGACGGATTTTGGATGGGATATTTGCTGTCTGTGGTGTTCCTGAAAGCAAGTTCCATGCCATTTGCTCCTCGGTAGACAAACTAGATAAG ATATCTTGGAAAGATGTGAGACATGAGATGGTGGTAAAGAAAGGCCTGGCTCCTGAAGTGGCTGATCGAATTGGAGATTATGTCCAATGTCATG GTGGGATATCCTTGGTGGAGCAAATGTTCCAGGATCCCAGACTATCCCAGAACAAGCAGGCCCTAGAGGGGTTGGGAGACCTGAAGCTGCTGTTTGAATACCTGACTTTATTTGGAGTTGCTGAAAAG GTCTCCTTTGACCTGAGCTTGGCTCGAGGCCTGGACTACTATACAGGAGTGATCTATGAAGCAGTGCTGCTACAGACCCCAGTGCATGCTGAGGAGGAGCCCCTGAATATGGGCAGTGTGGCTGCTGGTGGTCGCTATGATGGGCTGGTGGGCATGTTTGACCCCAGAGGCCACAAGGTGCCATGTGTGGGGCTCAGCATTGGGGTAGAGCGAATCTTCTCCATTGTGGAGCAGAGGATAAAG ACTTTTGGTGAGAAGATACGGACCACAGAGACCCAAGTGTTTGTGGCCACACCACAGAAGAACTTTCTTCAAGAACGGTTGAAGCTAATTGCAGAGCTTTGGGATGCTGGGATCAAG GCAGAGCTGATGTATAAGAACAACCCTAAACTACTACCCCAACTGCACTACTGTGAGAACATGGGAATTCCACTGGTGGTCATTATTGGAGAGCAAGAACTGAAGGAAGGGGTCATCAAGCTCCGTTCAGTGGCCAGCAGGGAGGAG GTGGCCATTAAACGGGAAAATCTAGTGGCTGAAATTCAGAAACGACTGTCTGAATCTTGA